One genomic segment of Brassica napus cultivar Da-Ae chromosome A3, Da-Ae, whole genome shotgun sequence includes these proteins:
- the LOC106434292 gene encoding uncharacterized protein LOC106434292 — protein MRLACSLSSNLSSLVGPSSSYSSVTCLLLLFVHVVLPLSLSLCIYYPHHYFLNLHFSLSLSPNVRYVCTIMASAETSTMADANMVFMMEAPPSGPRISFSADLSSSDSDGDYICINPKNLLPGKVEQDKSSSKAGDFEFLSNTQTMLTADELFSEGKFLPFRHVKHYSEKLQNVTLKTKAEEEEEEQEEDRKVVKEETVNNSNRGSWFLDDDPSPRPPKCTVLWKELLRLKKQRNNTKALSLSPSSSSSSTSSSSSSIGDAVKKEEREKEGKRGKKGLERTRSMTMRIRPMIHVPVCTPPSKPPLFPLRLHKNKVERRT, from the coding sequence ATGCGACTTGCATGTTCATTATCATCTAATCTTTCATCTCTCGTAggtccttcttcttcttacagCTCTGTAACTTGTCTGCTTCTTCTGTTTGTCCATGTGGTcttacctctctctctctctctttgtatatattatccTCATCATTACTTTCTGAATCttcacttctctctctctctctctcccaacGTCCGTTACGTTTGTACGATCATGGCATCAGCTGAAACATCGACAATGGCGGATGCTAACATGGTTTTCATGATGGAGGCACCACCGTCGGGACCTCGCATTTCCTTCTCCGCTGATCTGTCATCATCAGACAGCGATGGAGATTACATCTGCATCAACCCGAAGAATCTCTTACCGGGAAAAGTAGAACAAGACAAGAGCTCATCAAAAGCCGGAGACTTTGAGTTTCTGTCGAATACCCAAACAATGCTCACCGCCGACGAGTTGTTCTCCGAAGGAAAGTTTCTTCCTTTCCGGCACGTCAAACATTATTCAGAGAAGCTTCAAAATGTTACATTGAAAACAAaagccgaagaagaagaagaagaacaagaagaagatcgTAAGGTAGTGAAAGAGGAGACTGTTAATAACAGCAACAGAGGAAGCTGGTTTCTTGACGACGACCCTTCTCCTCGTCCACCAAAGTGCACTGTGTTGTGGAAAGAGCTGTTGCGGCTAAAGAAACAGAGGAACAACACGAAGGCATTGTCTCTCTCGCCGTCGTCTTCTTCGAGCTCGACTTCGTCGTCTTCGAGCTCTATTGGGGATGCGGTgaagaaggaggagagagagaaggaagggAAGAGAGGTAAGAAAGGGTTAGAGAGAACGAGATCTATGACTATGAGGATAAGACCGATGATTCATGTTCCTGTCTGTACACCACCTTCTAAGCCTCCTCTGTTTCCTCTAAGGCTTCACAAAAACAAAGTAGAGAGACGAACTTGA